CTTCCTTCCCGACGTGTACGTGCCGTGCGACGTGTGCAAGGGGGCCCGCTACAACAAGGAGACCCTGGCCGTGCGCTACAAGGGGCGGAACATCGCCGAGGTCCTGGACATGACCGTGGAGGAGGCGCTCGGGTTCTTTTCCGCCATCCCGTCGGTGCGGGACAAGCTCCAAACCCTGTACGACGTGGGCCTCGGCTACATCAAGCTCGGCCAGCCAGCGACCGAGCTCTCCGGGGGGGAGGCGCAGCGGATCAAGCTGGCCCGTGAGCTTGGCAGGCGGGCCACCGGGCGCACACTGTACGTGCTCGATGAGCCCACCACCGGCCTCCACCCCGAGGACGTGCGCAAGCTCCTTTCCGTGCTCCACCGCCTGGTGGACGCGGGGAACACGGTGGTGGTGATCGAGCACAACCTGGACGTGATCAAGACCGCGGACTGGATCATCGACCTCGGCCCGGAAGGGGGCGAGGGCGGGGGGTGGGTGATCGCGGAAGGGCCCCCGGAGGAGGTGGCCGGGATCCCCGGTTCCTACACGGGTCAGTTCCTGCGGCGGGTGCTGGACCTACAGGAGGTCGCATGAGCGGGGAATGGGTGTGGGCAGTGGTGGCCGTGCTGGCGGTGGCATTGGTCGCGGTCCTCCTATGGGCAACCCGACGGCGGCCGGTGGTGGACATCCAGGCCCAGGTCGCCGCCCTCGCGCAGCAGGTGGGGCAACTCAGTCAGCTCCTCTCCGGCGAGCTGCGGGGCCTTTCCGATCAGGTTGGGCGGCAGCTCACGGCCACCGCCGAGCTCCTCCAGCGCCAGGAGGGCACGCTCGGGGAGCGGCTGAGCGCCGTCCAGGGGGTGGTGGCCGACGTGCGGGAGCGGCTCGGGGCCCTGGCGGAGGCGGGGCGACGCCTCACCGAGCTTGCCCAGGACCTCGCCTCCCTCCAGGAGATCCTGCGCGCCCCCAAAAGCCGGGGCGCATTTGGGGAATGGCTCCTCTCCGACCTCCTGGCCGAAGTCTTGCCCCGGGAGCGGGTCCGCGAGCAGTACGCGTTCAAGGGGGGAGAGGCGGTGGACGCGGCGATCTTCCTCGAGGGGATGATCGTCCCGGTGGACGCCAAGTTCCCCCTCTCCGGGTTCGAGCGCCTCGCCGCCGCGACCACCCCTGACGAGCGGCGCAAGCACAAGCGGGCCCTTGTGCGGGACGCCCAGAAGCACGTCGACCAGATCGCCCAGAAGTACATCCGTCCCGACGAGGGCACCGCCGACTTCGCCCTCATGTACATCCCGGCGGAAGGGGTCTACCACGAGCTCCTGACCCCAGAGGGCGAGGACCTCGACTTCCTTGCCTACGCCTGGGCGCGGCGGGTGGTCCCCTGTTCCCCGAACTCGTTCTACTCCTACCTCCGGTCGGTGGCGATGGGGCTCAAGGGGCTGGCCCTGGCGCGGAACGTCCAGGTCTTGTTCGGGGAGCTCAGGGGGATCGAGGACCTCCTCGGGCAGATGGCGCGAGAGCTTGCGACGCTCGGCAGTCACATCAAGAACGCGCGCGGGAAACATGAAGAGCTGGAAGGGATGCTACGGGACGTCCAGGGACGGCTGGGGCGCCTTGCGGAGAGGAAGGAGGCAGGATGAACGGGGTCTACGGACGGTACTTGGAGGTGGACCTTTCTTCCGGGACGATCCACGACCGGGAGATCCCGGAGCAGTGGCACGAGCTGCACCTCGGCGGGCGGGGGATCGCGGCGAGGCTCCTCCTTGAGCTCGTGCCGCCGGGCACGGACCCGCTCGGCCCGGAGAACGCGCTCGTGTTCGCTACCGGACCTTTCCAGGGGACAGGCCTCGCCGGGGCCGGCCGGCACGCCGTGATGGCGGTGTCCCCCAAGACCAGGTCGATCGCCGATTCCTACGTCGGCGGGTTCGTCGGCCACGAGCTCGGAAGGTCGGGCTACGACGGGATCATAATCCGCGGCCGGGCAGCGAAGCCGGCCTACCTCCTGATGCGCGAAGGAAAGGCTGAGCTGCGGGACGCCGGGGATCTATGGGGCAAGGTCACCGGGGAGGTCGACGCGGTCCTCCAGGAGCGCCATCCCGGGGTGCGGGTGGCCGCGATCGGCCCGGCCGGGGAGGCTCTGGTCCAGATGGCCTGCATTATCCACGATCG
This portion of the Candidatus Acetothermia bacterium genome encodes:
- a CDS encoding DNA recombination protein RmuC, with amino-acid sequence MSGEWVWAVVAVLAVALVAVLLWATRRRPVVDIQAQVAALAQQVGQLSQLLSGELRGLSDQVGRQLTATAELLQRQEGTLGERLSAVQGVVADVRERLGALAEAGRRLTELAQDLASLQEILRAPKSRGAFGEWLLSDLLAEVLPRERVREQYAFKGGEAVDAAIFLEGMIVPVDAKFPLSGFERLAAATTPDERRKHKRALVRDAQKHVDQIAQKYIRPDEGTADFALMYIPAEGVYHELLTPEGEDLDFLAYAWARRVVPCSPNSFYSYLRSVAMGLKGLALARNVQVLFGELRGIEDLLGQMARELATLGSHIKNARGKHEELEGMLRDVQGRLGRLAERKEAG